The following proteins are co-located in the Mesorhizobium australicum WSM2073 genome:
- the glmM gene encoding phosphoglucosamine mutase, translated as MAGNYFGTDGIRGRANKFPMTAEIAMRVGMAAGLSFQRGSHRHRVVLGKDTRLSGYMIENAMVAGLCAAGMDVFLLGPIPTPAVAMLVRSLRADIGVMISASHNPYYDNGIKLFGPDGYKLSDEIEERIESMLDKDIELALADSDGLGRAKRVDGVHDRYIEFAKRTLPRSMSLSGLRIVVDCANGAAYKVAPEALWELGAEVVAINVEPNGFNINKECGSTHPADLQKKVHEVRADIGIALDGDADRVVIVDENGAIVDGDQIMALIAESWHQSGRLAGGGVVSTVMSNLGLERFLGDMKLQLHRTKVGDRYVVEHMRAHGLNVGGEQSGHIVLSDFSTTGDGLVSALQVLACIKRQGRPVSELSKKFEPVPQLLKNVRIAGGKPLEEAPVKAAIEDARHRLGKAGRLVIRPSGTEPLIRVMAEGDDPQLVEAVVNDIVGVISETRSSAA; from the coding sequence ATGGCAGGGAATTACTTCGGCACGGACGGCATTCGCGGGCGCGCCAACAAGTTTCCGATGACCGCGGAAATCGCCATGCGGGTCGGCATGGCCGCCGGCCTTTCGTTCCAGCGCGGCAGCCATCGCCATCGTGTCGTGCTCGGCAAGGACACCAGGCTGTCCGGCTATATGATCGAAAACGCGATGGTGGCCGGCCTTTGCGCCGCCGGCATGGACGTGTTTCTGCTCGGCCCGATCCCGACCCCGGCGGTTGCCATGCTGGTGCGCTCGCTGCGCGCCGACATTGGCGTCATGATCTCGGCCTCTCACAATCCCTACTACGACAACGGCATCAAGCTGTTCGGCCCAGACGGCTACAAGCTGTCCGACGAGATCGAAGAGCGCATCGAGAGCATGCTCGACAAGGATATCGAACTGGCGCTCGCCGATTCCGACGGGCTTGGCCGCGCCAAGCGCGTCGACGGCGTGCATGACCGTTACATCGAATTCGCCAAGCGCACCTTGCCGCGCTCGATGTCGCTTTCGGGTCTGCGGATCGTCGTCGACTGTGCCAATGGCGCGGCCTACAAGGTGGCGCCCGAGGCGCTGTGGGAACTGGGCGCCGAAGTCGTGGCCATCAATGTCGAACCCAATGGCTTCAACATCAACAAGGAATGCGGCTCGACCCATCCCGCCGATCTGCAGAAAAAGGTGCACGAAGTGCGCGCCGACATCGGCATCGCGCTTGATGGCGATGCGGACCGGGTCGTCATCGTCGACGAGAACGGCGCCATCGTCGACGGCGACCAGATCATGGCGCTGATTGCCGAGTCCTGGCACCAGAGCGGGCGGCTGGCTGGCGGTGGCGTCGTTTCGACGGTAATGTCCAATCTCGGCCTCGAGCGCTTTCTCGGCGACATGAAGCTGCAGTTGCACCGCACCAAGGTCGGCGACCGCTATGTCGTGGAGCATATGCGCGCGCATGGGCTCAATGTCGGCGGTGAGCAGTCGGGCCACATCGTGCTGTCCGACTTCTCGACCACAGGTGACGGGCTGGTCTCGGCACTGCAGGTGCTGGCCTGCATCAAGCGGCAAGGCCGCCCGGTCAGCGAACTGTCGAAGAAGTTCGAGCCGGTGCCGCAATTGCTGAAGAACGTTCGCATCGCCGGCGGCAAACCGTTGGAGGAAGCCCCGGTCAAGGCCGCGATCGAGGACGCCCGCCATCGTCTCGGCAAGGCTGGGCGGCTGGTCATCCGTCCATCCGGCACCGAGCCGCTGATCCGTGTGATGGCCGAGGGCGACGATCCGCAACTGGTCGAGGCCGTCGTCAACGACATCGTCGGGGTCATCTCGGAAACCCGCAGCAGCGCCGCCTGA